The proteins below are encoded in one region of Hordeum vulgare subsp. vulgare chromosome 3H, MorexV3_pseudomolecules_assembly, whole genome shotgun sequence:
- the LOC123445035 gene encoding U-box domain-containing protein 45-like produces the protein MDAMEVEESPLLAIDAKLHAGMCRVFHPAVSKLLGIFPFIEASRPRSKSGIQALCSLHVALDKSKGLLQHCADCSRLYLAITAETVHLKFEKSRSQLQESLRRVESIVTEDIGHKIVEIIGELEEVVFTLDQSEKEAGDEIINLLQRNSKMNSSSDSGELEVFHMAALKLGITSSRAALTERRALKKLIEKARSGDDKRKEFVVSYLYNLMRKYSKFFRSEAGDDTDSQGSAPCSPTVLGMDDMYGTCGNSRAFSRQLSSIQSFNSRFGSFNSRLGSFNCRPSGPRSENMSIPPEELRCPISLQLMYDPVIVSSGQTYERVCIEKWFNDGHSTCPKTQQQLAHLSLTPNYCVKAMISSWCEQNDFPVPDGPPGSFDVNWRLALTDSQATGCVSVDSFDTSNIKGVKVVPLENERKEEAANSESGTLDDSSCFEFDMNEGYRNLLLVLNERNNILSQCRLVEQIRYLLKDDEEARIQMGSNGFAEALVQFLRYSVEEGNEKAQEVGAMALFNLAVNNNRNKGLLLSAGIVELLEQMTSNPRLAAAATALYLNLSCLTDAKSVIASTQAVPFLVDRLYNHDASDPKASSCKHDALYTLYNLSTHQASIPSLLSAGIVDALHTLLTDSSVSEGIGWTEKALAVAISLAATPAGRKEIMSTPGLVSTLAMLLDTGEPTEQEQAVSCLLAMCAGDDKCIAPVLQEGVVPSLVSVSATGTGRGREKAQKLLKLFREQRQRDGGQQAASQQQQVPQPQQQAAPEGGNGNGNGGVMVCHRESKPLCKSKSRKLGRTLSSLWKNRGFSLYQC, from the exons ATGGACGCAATGGAGGTCGAGGAGAGCCCCCTTCTGGCTATTGATGCCAAG TTACACGCTGGAATGTGCAGAGTGTTTCATCCTGCAGTTTCTAAACTTCTAGGGATTTTCCCGTTCATCGAAGCATCAAGGCCCAGAAGCAAGTCTGGCATACAGGCACTTTGTTCACTGCATGTTGCTCTGGATAAATCCAAAGGTCTTCTTCAACATTGTGCAGATTGCAGCCGGCTGTACCTG GCCATCACTGCAGAAACTGTGCATTTGAAGTTTGAGAAATCAAGAAGCCAACTTCAGGAAAGTCTCAGGCGTGTAGAAAGCATAGTAACAGAAGATATTGGCCATAAG ATTGTAGAGATTATCGGTGAGTTGGAGGAGGTTGTATTTACATTGGATCAATCAGAGAAGGAAGCTGGCGATGAGATCATCAATTTGCTCCAGAGAAACAGCAAAATGAACAGTTCCAGCGATAGTGGGGAGCTTGAGGTCTTTCATATGGCTGCTCTGAAGCTGGGAATTACTTCTTCCAGGGCAGCATTGACTGAGCGAAGAGCCCTCAAAAAGCTAATTGAAAAGGCTCGTTCTGGAGATGATAAGCGGAAGGAGTTTGTTGTGTCCTACTTGTACAATCTCATGAGGAAATACTCGAAATTTTTCAGAAGTGAAGCAGGTGATGATACCGATTCTCAAGGATCAGCCCCATGTTCGCCTACAGTATTAGGCATGGATGACATGTATGGCACCTGCGGTAACAGCCGAGCATTCAGTAGACAGCTTTCGAGCATTCAATCATTTAATTCGAGGTTTGGGTCTTTCAATTCGAGGCTTGGGTCATTCAATTGTAGACCTAGTGGTCCAAGGTCGGAAAACATGTCGATCCCTCCTGAGGAGCTCAGATGTCCCATTTCCTTGCAGCTGATGTATGACCCGGTTATTGTTTCGTCTGGTCAGACTTATGAGCGTGTTTGCATTGAAAAATGGTTTAATGATGGTCACAGCACATGTCCCAAGACTCAGCAACAACTGGCCCACTTGTCTTTGACTCCAAACTACTGTGTTAAGGCCATGATTTCCAGCTGGTGCGAGCAGAATGATTTTCCAGTTCCAGATGGTCCACCGGGATCCTTTGATGTAAATTGGAGGCTTGCTTTAACTGACTCCCAGGCGACGGGCTGTGTGTCTGTTGATAGTTTTGACACTAGCAACATCAAGGGTGTCAAGGTGGTTCCCCTGGAGAACGAGAGAAAAGAAGAAGCGGCAAACAGCGAATCAGGCACATTGGATGATAGCTCTTGTTTTGAGTTTGATATGAATGAGGGGTATCGGAACTTGCTGCTGGTGCTTAATGAAAGAAACAACATACTGAGCCAGTGCAGATTGGTTGAGCAGATAAGATATCTGCTGAAAGACGACGAGGAAGCAAGGATCCAGATGGGCTCAAATGGGTTCGCTGAGGCTCTAGTTCAGTTCTTAAGGTATTCCGTGGAAGAAGGAAATGAGAAGGCACAAGAAGTTGGTGCCATGGCTCTTTTCAACCTTGCAGTCAATAATAATAG AAACAAGGGACTTCTGTTGTCTGCTGGAATAGTGGAACTACTTGAGCAGATGACGTCGAATCCACGCCTAGCTGCTGCAGCCACGGCGCTCTACCTTAACCTTTCCTGCCTCACCGATGCAAAGAGCGTGATCGCTTCCACCCAAGCCGTGCCATTCCTAGTGGACCGGCTGTACAACCACGACGCCAGCGACCCGAAAGCCAGCTCCTGCAAGCATGACGCCCTCTACACGCTGTACAACCTCTCCACCCACCAGGCCAGCATCCCGTCGCTCCTGTCGGCCGGCATCGTGGACGCGCTCCACACGCTCTTGACGGACTCCTCGGTGTCGGAAGGCATCGGATGGACGGAGAAGGCCCTGGCGGTGGCCATCAGCCTCGCGGCGACCCCGGCCGGTCGGAAGGAGATCATGTCGACCCCGGGGCTGGTGAGCACGCTGGCGATGCTGCTGGACACGGGGGAGCCGACGGAGCAGGAGCAGGCGGTGTCGTGCCTGCTGGCGATGTGCGCGGGGGACGACAAGTGCATCGCGCCGGTGCTGCAGGAGGGCGTGGTGCCGTCGCTGGTCTCCGTCTCGGCGACCGGCACGGGGCGGGGCCGGGAGAAGGCCCAGAAGCTGCTGAAGCTGTTCCGGGAGCAGCGGCAGCGTGACGGGGGGCAACAAGCCGCGTCGCAGCAACAGCAGGTCCCGCAGCCGCAGCAGCAGGCTGCGCCGGAGGGAGGGAACGGGAACGGGAACGGCGGGGTGATGGTGTGTCACCGGGAGTCGAAGCCGTTGTGCAAGTCCAAGTCGAGGAAGCTGGGGCGGACGCTGAGCTCGCTGTGGAAGAACCGGGGCTTCTCCCTCTACCAGTGCTAG